From Malaya genurostris strain Urasoe2022 chromosome 2, Malgen_1.1, whole genome shotgun sequence:
ctttgttgccttttacaaaaatgctttgacatcctgctgagatcctgcagttgaccgccaccataaccgcgaagaaacgattttgttcaacattttttcaacttttacgcaaataatggtCCTTcattttaaccacgagaatattggtgtcaaaccacacaTCTGTGAGACATTAGATAagttggcgatcatcggtaccacgtttgtctgaagtaggtcaatctgaatagtggcttcagcattctcatctcgctgatcgttTGCCATAGAGAGAgtttatttcagaatttgatatgagaaatatatttgacgtcatcgatttccttctagatacgttgagtatccgatcctgtaacaatttttgagttttgttttaaaaaaatgtttcgatatttgtaatcatacgacgtcgcgaagttcattccaaagtttttagaccattattttcagtgcatccagaaatcggagacctggatggcgaaaataatctactcgccaaacccgttctgaaaatatccataattttatatccaacagtatggaaaaattcttgtttacgaagttcgaacatcgaacattgaatgtctcagatttcagaacctagagctaattcttaattatgctttagtggcttagaggagccatcaaaaaaatatatgtttaatttgtatattcctaaatagtccacaaactgtgtagAAAaacctcttcaaaacaattaacattcctagttataaatgcttagaacttcatattctcactaacgctagatactatgagaagtattttatcaatcatctaatagatcttggaacttttatacacttttccaaagaaaccgtctaaccgttgagtcacaggactaattttgcatcaaatgatcgtaaattataagtctacataagaactaaaaatttactgaagagagTCTgtttctatctgtggtcagaagcaagattatcgttcattgtcccaattagtcgaaaaaacaaatgatctgggataccttattgccggattcctaattcacgttccctgtgttgtaggagacttcactgtaaaacgttcggttCTTCGTTCGgggcctctaaattcgtatttcaaagtgattacatgtgcgagttgtgtgagatcaagtagataacttaatttaatgtttttttgctttcaattttgatctttgctttcaattttgatcttttaaccgttaaaacgcccaaaacgatagcaaattaagtaatcgatatatacgaacagcacaacatcaaattgagttttctttttaatctcacactcttCTCGGGCAGTGCGTCAGcaaattatgttgaactgctgacgcaaacccccagatcaacataatccgcttagCAGACGTATAGtttatgctatttgcaagacacttttttttaattacacaagaagtgtaacgtctaaaccgacgtttcgaacgaaacaagttaagGGGATGTTCACGTCATGTAATCCTGATGTGAACTTCAGTCAATAAATATACGAAAATCACATATTTTCTACTAGAAAACTAATATATTATTTACCTATTGAATGATATGACGTGAAAAGTTGGGTGGATGAGATTCATGTATGTATTCAGGTAGAAGTAacgtgatttattttttaagtgTAGGTAAACAATTCCGATATTGAAAGTAATTAAAAATACCATCGCTAGTAAAATGATGACTTCAAATACACGCTCCTTAGGTAAACTATCATCTGATGTGCTCTTTGTATCCCTTGCAGAATCGAAATGTAGTTCGAAGCTATGCGGTTACCTGTTGTCGTGGTAACAGTGTTCTGCTACCTGGAGCCATCCTGCTACACGTATCTTTTTGTTCTGTTTGCTGTCTCGTTCTCGTTTTCCATGATTACCTTGAAGGATTTATACCTATAACACAATGCGCACACGAGCTGATGGAACACAAGAAACACTATTAATAAACTGGTGGCATATCTGTTCCTTCTAGAGAACACAGCTGCCTTCATCGCTAGCCGACAGCACAGAAATCGTTTGAGATTTTTATGTTACCAAATACATTTACTGATTTAGTATACATTTAAAGTGGAAGTGGACTTTTTGTAAAATGAAAGTGTGAAGAAATGTCAAACAGTGAAAATATGAGGACTCAATAAAATCCCCGGTGAAGGTccacaattaggttaaagccggggaaaAAAAGATTCAATAATTATGTTTTACAGGAGGGGGTGAATTACTTTTTTTACAGCAATAGAGTCATCGATACCCAGATAAAAATATTCGGTGACTTTATATAGTTTTTGATACAtatttacagtttacagttttatatttttcagtatacattgaaagaaaaactatGCGTTAATTTATGGATACAGtctaattcattgaaaaatccctGCATTACAATATAGTGTTACATTGATAATGCACTTGATTCGACTGATATCTATTTTATGTTAGTATTTTTTTCCTTATTGCTGGGATTGCCAATTTTTTTCTTAACTTAACTAATTatgtatctagaactagaacgctCTCAAACATGTCAAAGCAACTGAGAGAAAGCAATTACACTTCAGAAAAAGAGTCTTGAAATGTAAGCGTCACGCGAAGAGGAAACATAGAAAACTTTGTTAttaactctctctctctctgtggaaTTGACAAGTCCTTTACTTGTTTGAAACGACACTACCAAAAATATTATTCCAATCGAACAGCTGCCGTCACTCTCATTGTACACTGAAGTAAAATGCATATTGGATGTCATTGTAATGAAGGAGTTTACAAATTGGATTCGGAAATATTATCAAgaaaaattaccaaaataaTTAAGCTGCATTCTGAATACACACTCCTAAAGCTATGGTACTTGATTAtttaaacaataattgcaataaaACTATATTAAATTATTTGCTTAACTCTTCAAGCCTAAACCACAACACTCCTCTTCATTTTTTCAGTAACAGAATAACGTTTGTTTACTTTCGTTTGAACTAGCTTTTACCGGTAGAATGGGTTTTTTCAGCTTTTTTCGCGCGACTCTTATTCTAACAAAGACTCTGGGCAGAAagtagtttaataaaaaatatatacaatcaATTTCCCCAATGGCGTACTCTAGCTGCCGCAGGAGGCAGTTTCTTTGAAAGTATGTCATTATTTGATGTTCATTTGATCTTGTTCCGTTTAGAGAAGTTTTTTACTCTTAAAATTCTCGTTGTCACTGATTTGTCATGCAGTTCatgattaacacatggatcaataagtcccgagactaacaatggaaacaacattttttttgcaaatttttttttattcatcaacataatcaccttttagggttatacaatggttccaacgtttttttcgataaactgctttctgaatcatcgactcgttgctgtttttattccatcgaaagcaatcgcggcacccacttggaaaaaacctttttcatgctcaatttttcatgaaggatagtaaatacacttccatatgatatctgtgtcatctcagcaatctcacggagcttcactttacgatctttcattataatttttgtcactttactcacattttccggtgtaacggcttgcacggtgtttttacccattaaaaaacaatgttttatcaaaacacgaaattcggtttttttcatttttttcaactacaaaacgactttactccaacctcgataactcagctgtttctggtcggatcgacttaaaattttgacccgtttcaagcaaaggttagtactctagaaaaacgtggttactggtttactacgagcgccatctctgctttagtctcgggacttattgatccatgtgttaatttttCTCTGTATATTTCGAATTACCGTACCTGAGTTTGAACTGAACTCATAGTTTCACTACACTCTGTTCTATTTAAATCATTCATCGCGCACTATATTCATTCATTGTTTCATGCAGAATACATTTCTTGAGGAATTTTGGTAGACTATTCGGATCTACACTTCGAATAATTGATAATATTTATTTGCTGTTCGTGTACAGTCTTAATACTGTTTGATTTACAATCAATAATATTTCAGATTGTAGGGAAGAGTTTGAGTTTGTTCACTGCCAATATGAAGGCCTGTTTGCTACCTATGATGCATCACTTATGTTTTGCTAAATTTGTTTTCGACTAGCAGGTAAATTCTACCCTTTAGGTACACGCAAATCACTTAAATGACGAAATAAAGTGCAGTTGCGTATCAGTACGCAATTTTCATCGAGTCAGCTAAGTCATCATAAAATGTAATCTGAGTGTTGCTGAGTTATTGGAAGAGTTGTAATTTGAAGGAACAAATAAATATGGTGTGGATTATTCCTTGGATCGGGGTTCGAACAATAATCCTGTTCCTAAGTGTTAATCTCTTACTCGTGCCCGTAACATCATCTAAGTTTCGGCCACTGATACGATCACGCGATGCACCGGAATCAAACCCAGCGAATGGTCCATTTTCTTCGGATTTCATATTTCCCAACGAGTTGGTACCGAGGATTGATAAGCAGGAGTGTCGGCCGGAATTTCCCTTATGTACTAATGTTGCTGACTATCCTCAGAAGTTGGTGGACGAGATCATTGCCCGGCACGAGCAGCGTTTCGCCGAGGTTTTCGGCAACGATGTAGTCATTGACACTGGCGACGAATTGTACCAACGATTTGATACTTCGGACGACGATTTTCTCTGTACAAGTGAGGAAAAACTTGTTCATCCCCAGAGCGGTTACACCAAAGAGGAAAAGCTAGTAATGATCGTCAACACTCCCAATTACACGCAGGGTGTACGAATAGAGATGTGTCGTCATCCGGAACAACCATGCAATAAATTGGAGTACCTAACATCGTTATTCAGGACAAAGTGTAAACAACTGTACCACTACCGAACGTTGCTCGCCATCAATCCGGCTACCAAGCAGCCGTATAAAGAGTCGTTTCGGTTACCATCCTGCTGTAAATGTGTGATACGACCGTTGCAGGGACGAATGTGAAAACGGCGAGAACTCGGAAAACCATGAGTTGTGTGTGAAATATGTATTGACGAATCAATGGATATATTATaccaatgaaataaaattttaaagctTGTCGTAAAATATATGCATAAGGTGTATTGTTAGAGATGCTGGAGTTTTTATTTTAGGGCAACCGAAAGACTATAAACCGTTTGCAGGAGAACAATATGGTAATGAAAACATAAACTGATACGCTCCTTGAACCAATGAATAAATTGTTATTTACATGGATGTTTGTTTTTCTTGGAACCGATCAATATTGCGTGTTTTGTACTGCACCGAAGATATTTTATTTGATGTTTATTATAATTGAATATACGTTATTACATGAAACGCTTATTGTATTACATACgaaattatttgattattttttggtGTAAGTATTTCTCAATATCCAATGGTGCAATATATTCTTTGGAATGATTTCATGTCTATTAGCAATATTTGATGggactgaaaaataaactgacTGAAAAGCTTCATTTAATCTATTATCGTAATGTACTGTTTAGAAtgctcagtcacgtacccagagggggggcccgaggggccctggccccacacgaaatcagaaacagaaataaaaaaatgtttgattcgaagcgaacagtgtcaaaactaaataaaatgaaaattaaatacggggcaaaataaacgacaataataaaaagacacttaattGTTCTGGATGACTGGAATATGAAAGTGCGCGAGCTTACCATAGTTGAGTAAGATTCtgcaaggggacgggtatagcgtgatgggtaagtcgatgtctttcacgcagcccgcctgggttcgattgaccataaggttaaaacctctattattaaaaaaacagattctgcaaattagaaagatatcctgtcgctggatctcgcacatacttatttaggactaaaaagacgagcccaagtgcacttcgagtacaagtttggctggatccattattatacgccagagaaataaatgattaaaCGACAATGGACTGATGTCGTAGAGGCATGAGTGCCTGAAAGGgaggctcaatgggtcggaaagatcatgatgcctgttttctgggattgtcatagtatagTTTTGGAGTACTAAATTGattaaagaccgaaatcgctgtgaaagggccttacatgctgcacatgagcatcgctaccatagTTAAAATCAACGATTTAGTGCTCCAATTACtgcccatccaccttgttcacctgatttggcctaCTCGAACTCCCAAACCtaaagtcatctctgagaaatcgatgtgagtttcgttttggaattttagaccgctacttctggaacctgataccgaaacctgtatagctaaagttagtttgtatggccatcagctaatatgacctacaaatttagaagatgctttccgttctccacgaatcgaagtAAGGTATCTATCTAGGACCACTTCTCAAAattcatcacaagtcttgtggatttttgtgctctagaaatggacattttggCTGTGATCCATTTcctggttaattttaacttttgattgaaaactgacactcgagtgcttattttgatgttgtcaaaaataaatcTGCTCGAATGAATGGTTGTTTTCGAAAGATCAATGGTTATttcccgacactgaaaaaaatcttgcaaagaaaattctaatatcaattctttagtaaaaattatttccagtgcaaaataaacccaaataattttccatccgtcaaactttgaaatgggccgcagttttaattAAACTGAACTActagacacaaaataaccactctagtgtcagatttcaaccaacagttaaaattaaccgcgaaatggttcacagtctTAGAAGGTCTTAAACATgtgggattgaaatggcatgacagtaaacgttaagaaatgtaatacaataactttCTCTCGGTcatagtcacaaattttatttaaatatataataatgatagtttcagtgtaaaagtttaaggtgtctgttaaaaacgtcGGTAAATGGCGCACCGGAAATTATATacttaagcaatcttcagtaacattattttttcattcttggcccctcccgaaaccaaatcctgggtacgggcctgagaaTGCTATTTTACAAGTGCATGAAGTGCGTATTTGGAGGAAAGAGATTACAAATCGGAAAACCACTTTTAAAGTTTACAATTCGTAAAATCATTTTTAGATAACCTAACTAGAAACCATTTAAAAGGCTAAGGTATGTACCATTTTCATCAATTGCAAATGCATTTCTATGTCAGAACATTGCATCAGTCTAGCAAATAGTCCATAAGTAAAGATAATATTTTATGCACACATTTTatacattgaaaataaaaatgaataagAAAGTATGTAAGtaagaaaataaattaataaataatttgttgTTGCATCACAGATTTAACGAACTGCTTTCTTTATACCAAATGTCAGAAAAAACATTTCCAAAAtctctgaaatttttttttgacagtacTTGGTTTTATTACGTTGCGGTAATATAGTTATTAGAAGATTTCAAATTCAGTGGCAAGGAACAGATCATCAAGTGGTTACTCTGGTTAGAGGTACTTGCTAATTAATTCAATTTATTCTGACCATATttcaatttttggaaaatatgagTGAAACTCTTGCCGATTTACAAAATAAATAAGCCAGTTGTGTAATGTCAGACACATATCAAGGCTGGTTAAATCAAAAGCTACAATTGGAAATTTTATTTAATACTGCCTGTTTTGACTCATACTTCCGAACGTCGACAAATACTCTGATTAGTTTACTGAAAAGATTTTTCAATAGCTTTGTTCATTGAACATTGTCTAGTTGtagtattttaaaaataaatgactgATAATAGTTTTTATCGAATAGATCAAGAAATTCTCGAAACCTCCTTCGCATTCGAAAAACAAACTGGCAAACCATATaagcaatttaaaaataaacagcaGAAAAGCTGGTAGAATCAGAATAGATTTCTTCTGAGCATGTTTTCAGTCTTTgtacaccaccaccaccattacAAAACAATTGCTTTGCACGGATAGGGAAACAAATTCGACTAgtaatatattttaaaatttaatttcaatcaagtggtgtaatgattttcataaatatcaatattcgaaAAAACGGCGAGTGGGTAATATCAGAAACATAAGTGGAAGacataaatacgaataaaactgacatgttttttCCACATAtctgaatatcgataatcgctctctagttgattgattgtgtgaattttgcaaactttcacttacataattgTAACCAGGCACGTATCCATAGGGAGGGGAAATCGGTCTCCTTTATAAaaactcaataaaaaaaattttggcctTGTTTGGGAGGCGAAATTGGTAATTGTTAACGAAACCTTGAACTCAATCGGACAGGTTGGACGTCAGTTTTCTTGGATTGTCATGGCAAACTTTTCATGAACTatcttgaaaattgaaaattaaaccaTAGATTAATGTGCAATATTGGAGCGTTCATCGCGAGTCCAAACAAGGGAGCCACCTTGGACCACTCATTTTCATGCTATTCGCGAATGATATTTGCAGTGAATTCTAAAAATGTATCGCATCATCACAAATCCTTGTGGATTGTGCTGGTCTTCAAATTAAGTGAGTTTTATACATGTGTAACCGAAATGGCATCcagacttttttttttactgCGGAAGCTTAtgcagttttgatactcatcacaTGCAACACTCAAGACTTTAATGATGAGCATTTTCTCTGTAATTTGTATATTGCACTAGTATGCAGTATTATTGAATATGGACCTACAATTTGGGCCTTGTATAACAATGTTCACATCGATCGGATCGAAAAGTTACGAAAGTCAAAAGTGTTTCgtcctatttgatcttcgactaCCTTGACTGAATCACTAATGACTAATCACATCAACCAACGTGCTCTGTAAAATAGATGCATATTTATTCAGTGGTTCTTCGTTTTCGATTCACTCGGAATGTCGAATCCCTActaatatacactgaggtctttttttatgccgtcttttttatgcggtttttttacgcgactttttttatgcgaattttcagagttatgcgtttttttatgcgaagtttcagagttatgcggtttttttatgcgaattttcagagttatgcggttttttttatgcgaagttt
This genomic window contains:
- the LOC131428763 gene encoding protein spaetzle-like, with product MVWIIPWIGVRTIILFLSVNLLLVPVTSSKFRPLIRSRDAPESNPANGPFSSDFIFPNELVPRIDKQECRPEFPLCTNVADYPQKLVDEIIARHEQRFAEVFGNDVVIDTGDELYQRFDTSDDDFLCTSEEKLVHPQSGYTKEEKLVMIVNTPNYTQGVRIEMCRHPEQPCNKLEYLTSLFRTKCKQLYHYRTLLAINPATKQPYKESFRLPSCCKCVIRPLQGRM